One part of the Halobacteriovoraceae bacterium genome encodes these proteins:
- a CDS encoding HD-GYP domain-containing protein: protein MKKDNVIQLDSVYLNVTLLKLIEENKNLKVFSEKAFENLSKSLLKALQLKDDYTYGHSARVAFYSRRLGVELELSDQELFELELSGLFHDIGKIGVPDSILKKPTRLDHEEFLMMKEHPTMTYEILLEVEGLEKIALSAKHHHERFDGRGYPEGLKGDNIPLFSRVILIADTFDAMTSTRPYRKGLPYEVAFRELRDFAGEQFDPHLVEKFIEAMIKDQNEKTDNFSIEVLGKKFNKEAA from the coding sequence TTGAAAAAAGATAATGTAATACAACTTGATTCAGTTTACCTAAATGTTACTTTATTAAAGTTAATTGAGGAAAACAAAAATCTGAAAGTATTTAGTGAGAAGGCCTTTGAAAATTTATCCAAGTCTCTTCTTAAGGCCCTGCAATTAAAAGATGACTACACATACGGACATAGTGCTAGAGTTGCATTTTATTCAAGAAGACTTGGAGTTGAATTAGAATTAAGTGACCAAGAGTTATTTGAGCTTGAATTGTCTGGTTTATTTCATGACATTGGTAAAATTGGGGTACCGGATAGTATACTTAAAAAACCGACACGTCTTGATCATGAAGAATTTCTAATGATGAAAGAGCATCCAACGATGACCTATGAAATTCTCTTAGAAGTTGAGGGCCTAGAAAAAATTGCTTTAAGCGCCAAGCATCATCATGAAAGATTTGATGGACGAGGATATCCAGAGGGTTTAAAGGGTGACAATATCCCTCTCTTTTCACGTGTTATTCTCATAGCTGACACATTTGATGCAATGACCTCAACCAGACCCTACAGAAAAGGTCTTCCCTATGAAGTGGCCTTTCGAGAGTTACGTGATTTTGCTGGTGAACAATTTGACCCACATCTTGTTGAAAAATTCATCGAGGCGATGATCAAAGATCAAAATGAAAAAACAGATAATTTCTCAATTGAAGTTCTTGGTAAAAAATTCAATAAGGAAGCGGCCTAA
- a CDS encoding chemotaxis protein CheW produces MQLEIVCIDDNEDILEVYEGFLASREEKLVTFTDPEEAIDYLYLNQKRVLMVFSDFKMPKMTGYELRSRMLPQLSDIPFALITGHMNRDMAIKAMECQICKFVDKPFKPEDLNEIIDNFAQTRKKMIMEEFEMISSFVEESTPMLEEIESLILVLEDEPGDISALNTYFRLLHTIKGTAACVGLTKVSDYTHKYEDLVNDLKNGIRAVNDTVIDVLLRGLDTLKNMYSSYQEFGKIDIDVAEAVKIFNLEHFEKENVTKVKNDVETEKKVKVAKNEEGAKQDKVSVGINTLDRSMELSGELTVLRNTLFKSTESLEQKFFGDRDVEGVRENLEDLSKVMSLLQGQITEMRKVSVEVIYRPMKRIVRDASKSLGKDIELILKGDDLRVDTIIAKILNNTLVHLVRNGVDHGVENAQERKAAGKPEQGTVILNSYQDGENIFVEIKDDGKGLDPEKLRNKAIQKGLYTEEQVSKMSDYKIFTMIFESGFSTAEKVTDISGRGVGMDMVRSSVEEIGGKILIDSKLGEGTKFLMILPVPRSVLIINSLMITSKNKRFALPLDEVAEVISLASTDEKDYHSKIHKIEGGKVLKHHNELIPILSLSNVLMKVEDEVIEKIVIVKGEGFKFGLIVDEIYDIEEIVVKKFSDQLKPIEHYLGATLIGDDEIALILNLKGIAKNNNIMNDFDENYENYFGSNQVAGEEDEYMIFSLLNGQQYAIPLDSVHRLEEFKSKSVEYSGSLSLMRYREGVLPLINPEIIGGIGSNTTDIYLEKDILNVIVVRFENKLFGLMVRNIDDIGATLNKVEEFTNDHKSILGTIFINNKNIAVLSGDYLVKNFKKRPGILKDAA; encoded by the coding sequence ATGCAACTGGAGATCGTCTGCATTGATGATAATGAGGATATTCTTGAAGTCTATGAGGGATTTTTAGCTTCAAGAGAAGAAAAATTAGTTACGTTTACAGATCCAGAAGAAGCAATTGATTATCTCTATCTAAACCAAAAACGTGTTTTGATGGTATTTTCAGATTTTAAAATGCCAAAAATGACAGGGTATGAACTTAGATCAAGAATGTTACCACAATTGAGTGATATCCCTTTTGCATTGATCACAGGACATATGAATCGAGATATGGCCATTAAGGCCATGGAATGTCAAATTTGTAAATTTGTGGATAAACCATTTAAACCTGAAGATTTAAATGAAATAATTGATAATTTTGCTCAGACTAGAAAAAAAATGATCATGGAAGAATTCGAAATGATTTCTTCTTTTGTTGAAGAATCTACTCCTATGCTTGAAGAAATAGAGTCTTTAATTCTTGTTCTTGAAGATGAACCAGGAGATATTTCAGCGTTAAATACTTACTTCAGATTACTCCATACAATTAAAGGAACAGCTGCATGTGTTGGATTAACAAAAGTTTCTGACTACACCCATAAGTATGAAGATCTGGTGAATGATCTAAAAAATGGAATTCGAGCAGTAAATGATACAGTGATTGATGTTTTATTGAGAGGACTTGATACATTGAAAAATATGTATAGTTCTTATCAAGAGTTTGGAAAAATTGATATTGATGTAGCAGAAGCTGTTAAAATATTTAATCTTGAACATTTTGAAAAAGAAAATGTAACAAAAGTAAAAAATGATGTTGAGACTGAGAAAAAAGTAAAAGTTGCAAAAAATGAGGAAGGTGCAAAACAAGATAAAGTCAGTGTCGGGATTAACACTTTAGATCGATCTATGGAATTATCTGGAGAATTAACTGTTTTAAGAAATACATTATTCAAGTCGACTGAATCACTTGAACAAAAGTTTTTTGGGGATAGAGATGTTGAAGGTGTTCGAGAAAATCTTGAAGACCTATCAAAGGTAATGTCATTACTTCAGGGACAAATTACAGAAATGCGAAAAGTTTCTGTGGAAGTTATTTATCGTCCAATGAAACGTATTGTTCGAGATGCTTCAAAATCTTTAGGAAAAGATATTGAACTTATATTAAAAGGCGATGATTTACGAGTAGATACTATAATTGCTAAAATATTAAATAATACCTTAGTCCATCTTGTCAGAAATGGTGTAGACCATGGAGTGGAAAATGCCCAAGAGCGAAAGGCCGCTGGAAAGCCTGAGCAGGGAACTGTTATTTTAAATTCCTATCAAGATGGCGAAAATATTTTTGTCGAAATTAAAGATGATGGGAAAGGATTGGATCCAGAGAAATTAAGAAATAAGGCAATCCAAAAGGGCCTTTATACAGAAGAGCAAGTCTCTAAAATGTCTGACTACAAAATTTTTACGATGATTTTCGAATCAGGATTTTCAACCGCAGAAAAAGTTACTGATATTTCAGGACGTGGTGTTGGTATGGATATGGTTCGCTCATCTGTTGAAGAAATCGGTGGCAAAATTCTCATTGATTCAAAATTGGGGGAGGGAACAAAATTTCTAATGATTCTCCCTGTGCCTCGATCTGTTCTTATTATCAATTCACTTATGATAACCAGCAAAAATAAAAGATTTGCTTTACCTCTTGATGAAGTTGCAGAAGTCATCTCGTTGGCCAGTACTGATGAAAAAGATTATCACAGCAAAATTCACAAAATTGAAGGAGGGAAAGTTCTTAAACATCATAACGAATTGATTCCTATACTTTCTCTATCTAATGTTCTTATGAAAGTTGAAGACGAAGTTATTGAGAAGATCGTAATAGTGAAAGGTGAAGGTTTTAAGTTTGGACTTATTGTAGATGAAATTTATGATATTGAAGAAATTGTTGTTAAAAAATTCTCTGATCAATTAAAACCAATTGAACACTATCTAGGTGCTACTTTAATAGGAGATGATGAAATTGCACTAATTCTTAATCTCAAAGGCATTGCAAAAAATAACAATATCATGAATGATTTCGATGAAAATTATGAAAATTATTTTGGTAGTAATCAAGTTGCAGGTGAGGAAGATGAATATATGATTTTTTCTCTTCTTAATGGCCAGCAATATGCAATTCCACTTGATTCTGTACACAGACTAGAAGAATTTAAATCTAAAAGCGTTGAATATTCAGGATCTTTATCTCTCATGCGCTATCGAGAAGGAGTGCTTCCTTTAATTAATCCTGAAATTATTGGTGGAATTGGAAGTAATACAACTGATATCTATCTAGAAAAAGATATTCTAAATGTGATTGTCGTGAGATTTGAAAATAAATTATTTGGACTTATGGTAAGAAATATAGATGATATCGGAGCAACTCTTAATAAGGTTGAAGAATTTACAAATGATCATAAATCAATTCTTGGCACTATCTTTATAAATAATAAAAATATTGCAGTCTTGTCTGGAGATTACCTTGTCAAAAATTTCAAGAAAAGACCAGGCATACTGAAAGATGCCGCATAA
- a CDS encoding response regulator — MDNLMLNEFLIEAEEMLDTAEDGFLNLDNDDTDFDNNFNEIFRAFHSLKGAAGMFGLDSLQTHMHSLESLFESTKDGHILARNQVDYFLNGIDVARKLLQGEQAEFQRINMEQFLKLKNNTLEEVIKGQTSKVETPTKKESMKQIDIEIENETENVTSLTPKKKKRNSKGVIMIVDDEEDIIFILKSLIESEGFEAYTYLRADEALKDIERIRPDTVLSDIKMPGITGVEFTKKIHEIDSDIPVILNSAYITKDTVLEALSYGAYGFIEKPFKDAKVLSIVTASVKKHMAMKLLNKSINFILYQFSDLDQFLKKEGKETIRMTLKKDLQQILEQKKELQNLKAS; from the coding sequence ATGGATAATTTGATGTTAAATGAGTTTTTAATTGAAGCTGAAGAAATGCTAGATACAGCAGAAGATGGCTTTTTAAACTTAGACAATGATGACACAGACTTTGACAATAACTTTAATGAAATTTTTAGAGCATTTCATAGCCTTAAAGGTGCTGCTGGTATGTTCGGGTTGGATTCATTACAAACTCATATGCATTCACTTGAGAGCTTATTTGAATCAACTAAAGATGGGCACATATTAGCACGAAATCAAGTTGATTATTTTCTAAATGGAATAGATGTAGCTCGCAAACTTTTACAAGGTGAACAGGCCGAGTTCCAACGTATAAATATGGAACAATTTTTAAAACTTAAAAATAACACCTTAGAAGAAGTCATTAAGGGTCAAACATCCAAAGTTGAGACTCCTACAAAAAAAGAATCAATGAAACAAATAGATATTGAAATTGAAAATGAAACTGAAAATGTTACATCTTTAACTCCGAAGAAGAAGAAAAGAAATTCTAAAGGGGTAATTATGATTGTTGATGATGAGGAAGATATTATATTCATTTTAAAATCACTTATTGAGTCTGAAGGTTTTGAAGCATATACATATTTGAGGGCCGATGAAGCATTAAAAGACATTGAAAGAATTAGACCTGATACAGTTCTTTCTGATATAAAAATGCCTGGAATCACTGGAGTTGAATTTACTAAAAAAATTCATGAAATAGATTCAGACATACCAGTCATTCTAAATAGTGCTTACATAACAAAAGACACTGTTTTAGAAGCATTAAGTTATGGTGCTTATGGTTTCATTGAAAAACCTTTTAAAGATGCAAAAGTTCTAAGTATTGTCACAGCATCAGTAAAAAAACACATGGCGATGAAGCTACTTAATAAGAGTATCAACTTCATTCTCTATCAGTTTAGTGACTTAGATCAATTTCTTAAAAAAGAAGGTAAAGAAACTATAAGAATGACCCTGAAAAAAGATCTTCAACAAATATTGGAGCAGAAAAAAGAACTCCAAAATTTGAAAGCGAGTTAA